CTGTTTGTTTGGATTCGTTCTTCCTCCCAGAATGCCCGGGCTGAGTGAACGGAGCGCTCCCGCATTGTTCCCAGGTTTTCCTCTGCTGCCCAGATGCCTTCTGTGCTGTACAGGCCGACGCAATGAGCTTCCACCAATGGCATCAAAGTGGTTTCTTATCAAgtcatttaataaaatgttcGATGACACCAAGTAACATTTCACATGGGTTTTGCTTGTTTCTTTTGTGAGTCTGATTTCTGAGTGGAGTGCCGGGGGAGCGGTGCTTGTCCCATTCTTTTTGGAAAGCATTCCTGGAAACTGTCTCAAAGTATCTGGGTTCTCTCACTCTGAAGCTCTGCAGTTCGTAAGGTGGCAAAACTGCGTGGCTGTAATAATCAGGAACGTCCCTGTAAAGGATTGTTCCTTCCTCAACTCCCCCCTCatccttctcctcatcctcagaatttttgtttcttttgtctgTCGAGCTCAAATTCCTCCCGATGGCACATTTCTCTGTGAATGAGCCTTTAAATTAAGTGTTTGAGATTCGGGCAACGTTCTCAATCCTTTCGCTGCTCCTGTTGCAACTTTTAAATACAATTCACAATAAGCACATATTTAGAACTCATTGAGTACCAGGCATTTTCAGCTCAgatatatgctgagtgccccagttttcccCGATTCTCCAAGCCACacaaaatattctttactataactatgcaaacaccgtctcttctttcattggGAAAAGAatgtgtgttcctaccattttttgttccggagttattggccgttgaaaagaggcagattttAATGGCAATGAATGTTTGGGTTcgaaaaaacgtctttagacgtcaatggcactcaaggAGTTAAGTTTACGGGGTACAACTTTAAATACAACCAAAATTCAATGACAAAGTATTTGGAAATGGTCACTTTTGGTTTCATTGTTTTACAGAGTATCCCcggtcttttttgttttttttacataaataatcACTAAAATACAAAAACTTTTCACCTTTTATTAgagatattttttaaaaaccgAGTAGAAACTGTTTGTCACTCAGAGATGGAATGAAGAATGGTGAATGGACGCTCACAAGCAACTTATTTTTACATATAAAGTCCCATGAGAAACATGAGGCTAACTGTATGTAGCGTTTTCCAGGTTATTTGAATTAATTGTTAACCGTGCTGGACTGGGCGGATTGATGGTGCTTTAGGAATTTGCACTTTTATGGCAACTCATAGGCGAATATTAAAATCATTCATTAACTTATCTTATCAACGAAGCTATCTACCCAGAAATCCCGTTGGCTAATGTTGCCATAAAGTGACTCGCCGTATTCAGGAATGAATGAAGGCTTCCTGTCGGGAAGGAGAGGCCTTTGCTTTTATTGGGGTTGAGTGGGGAGCCCGATGGCCGGTGACGGACTCCACTGACGGGGAACTGGACCCGGAACCAGCTTCAGTTTGCATCCAAGCAAATTAGTACATGTTATCTTAGCGCCGTTTACAACGTGGAGTTGAGACTGAACGAACCACTGGCTGTTGTATTAAATAAAGGACATTTTTGTTCTCGTAACTTGTTCTAAGGCAAAGTATTAATAAAGGTCAAAGTGGCTGACAATGTTCTGTCATCGCAGAATGTTCCGTGGACACCAACAggcttatttatttaacatcttTCTACTTTATTATGAatactatttattattattagccgTTAAGCAAAATGCACAAAAGATTTGTACTTGCAATGTGTGATTGTAGTTTGAAAACTCGATGCGATCCGAATCAGTCTTTGACACATTTACAGTGAAATGTGCCTAATCAACCAAAGCAGAGTTCCGAGTCGGACGTCTGGAGGCGCTTCAGCATCTGTGGTTCTGTCATAAGTTAAAAGATGCGCTTTGAACGCGACGTTCAGTGTGGGCTGGAGGTGGCCGTGGCCGTGGCGGTCGTGGGGTTTATTTCACTGTGCTCTTTCATGCAGCGCATGTTCCCGGTGCTGAAAACGCACTGCAGCGGCCACAACACGATGATCACCAGCAGCACCATGAGCACGACGAAGAGCACCATCCTCTTCCAGTCGGCCAGCCTGTCCAGCCAGCCTAAAGTGTGCGAGCGGGTCTGGACGGGGGCGTCCACCGTCTTGCTGGCACCAATGTCAATGCAGATGCAGAAGGTCGACGGGCTGTCGGCAGCGTCTGACTCGAGGCTCTGCCCGGAGCTTTTGTAGCACAGCTTCTGGCCGTCCAGCCACACGGACTCCTCCTTCTGCTGGTGGCTGGGCAGTTTGCAGAGGACCTCCTGGCTCGTGGTCAGGGCGGGAGGCCCCTCCTcgggcagcgtggtggggtgGCGGCAGAAGGGACAGGAGAGGCgactgctgccgctgctgctggcgTCCTGGTTGTCCTCTGAGATGGCCATGAGGCGAGACAGGCACTCGAGGCAGAAGGTGTGGGTGCACTCCAACACTTTGGGTGTTTTGAAGACGTTGTCGTAGGTGTTGAAGCAGATGGAGCACTCCGGCTGGCTCGCGGTCGACACCTTCTTTTGCGGCTCTCCGGCAGTGTTGTGGGAGGCGTCCTGCACGTGCCAAATCTGTGGAGGCTGATCCATCTTCGCAAATATAAGCCTACTGTCTCCCTTGTCGAGTCTCCTCCGGCTTCCTCGgccttttccttcctcctcttggcCTGTCCTTGACGTCTGGATCCCCTGAAAGGACATTTGAAGGAAAGTCAGACAATTGTTTTCCCCACTTCTGTATCGTTCTCCCGCTGCTTTGAcaggaaacagaggaaaacCGTTGCGCAACAAGGATCCTAGCAAGACGAGTTAATCAGTGTTAAACTTTGAACAATCTTTAATTACCGTCGCGTTCTTTTTACAAAGCAGGCAGTGTTTTAGTCGGCGAGTATAAGGGAGTATCCATCATGCATGCGCTGCAGGACGAGCTCAATCATTTTGGGTTTACTAAAGCAACGTCAACAAGTTCTGATAAAGTGAGTCACATTGGGGGGGTCATTGTTCGTACAGGGACTGTGGGTTCCTGAGGGAACAATGAATGCATTTCACAGCAGGACTCTCTGAAGAGGAAACAGGACAAGCTGTATTCAAGAGTCTCTGTATTGTGAAAGTGATAAACTCCCACTGAGCGGAAGTCCTCGCTGTTAGCAACGATGCAAGTCCCGTCGCGTGTAGCAATCTCCGGTTCTGCTCACGTTTGGGTTCAGGAAGTtaactttttagttttttcataTCAGCGCAACTAGTGACAACAAAACGATATCGTATTTAACCACCAATTAAGCAAACGAATACAAGCTCTGGAGGGGTGTCGAACCGATGCTGTGGAGGGCTGAGAGGCTGCGGGTTTTCCATCCAGCCGGtcactaaagcaggtgattttaattatcaacaccttcttcaatttgagagaaggagctcaatagtgagatcagctgctggagagatggttggaaagaaaacctggagcgtctcggccctccacggcacaggttcgacaccccagCTCTAGACGGTCTCTTTAAACTCTTTTTCAAAAGGCACAAAACGATGAACAGAAAGGAAGTCTGATCTGTCGCTGTGTTCACGTTTGCTTTTCaccatgctaacatgctatgCTATATAGCATAGTATATCCAGAATATTCCGGATGCCGTCCCGGCGTCTTCGCGCTGCTGCTTGCATGAAAGGTCGAATGTTGCTCCTGTTGTTTTCACGGTATCAAAGGTGAGGACTGTGAAGTCGGCACGGCAGTTTGTATTTAACAGCCACCCAGGCGGTTTGCAAATGTGCACCGGCTGGTTCTGAGAGCCCGTCGGGCCGCTTTGGATTAACAAAGGCGATTCAGGGCGAGTTGGTTTGTGGCCCGACCTGTTTCAGAAACACAGGGTGCTTTGTTGATGTGACCTTTATAGAAGCTGCTGGATCAGGATGTGGTCACCAGCGCCTTGAATAGGACCGTGTTATTACATGGTAATAACCTGCCTGCTGGTGTTGTGGATTGAGTAACGGCGGCCTCTAATATGAAGGGATTACTGACACAGGTGTTCTGTCTGTGGCCTCTGGGCCGGTCTTACACCAGGACGGCCATCTTCACAAAGTCCCTGCTTGTTCTCCGCCTAATCGCTCCATCTAACCTTGAAATTCCTTCGCAGTCGACTCCGGCTTCGCCTCTGCTGGATTCCAACACGCTTCCACGGCATGAGGACGGATTTTCCTGCATAACTGCGCCTGCCTTATCAGTGAAAACCCTCCCTAATGGCTGATCAAATTTGGAATGAATTGGCATTATTTACTGAAGACGTCTCGAGCGTATCCTGACCTTTATTAACCCCGGCTCACGCAGAAAATACTCAAATGTGCCGAATGTTTGAAATAACATTCAAATATTTGCTCATTTTCAAATGAGGCTTGCAACAGGATGCTTCAGTGCAGCTTCACCAAATAACTGCAAAAAGAGAAGTCAGCCTAATATCTGGAATAGTATCTATGAGACGGATGCTGTGGTTAAAGGGGTTTGTTCGCTTCGTGCAACTTGACTGGGATGGAGCTACGCAGGGTGTAGCGCTCATTGCCTTtggctcttcttctctgttttttcATGCTCTAACTATTAGCATATTCCCTGCACTCCCACGAAGGTTTGCATTAGTAGACCCTGTGTGTCTCACGTCATTCACAGGACAGCGATAACAGGCTCAACATTTCAAAAGCCGCTAACATTCTTTTTCCTGCACCATGAGCACCGAGCAAATAGCAACGGGCTGCCAACCCGACGGCGCCACAGCCTCGCTCTGTCCGCAGCAAACTAGGCGTAAGCATTCTTGGTGCCCGCCTGATGCATTCTTTTGCTGTAGCCCAAACGATGACTTAAAAAgtcaaccaaaaaaaacaacttataCACGAAATACCGTCAGTGTTTGAAAAGATCACCTAAAATCCATCCCCTCGTTTCCCGTCTGTTACAAATCCGTTTGAATTCATAGCCTCAGGTCTAAAACGCCACGCCTGCTGGGCCGTGAGCTCGCGTGAACCTCTGCCGTGGGGAGGTCCACGCATGTGCCAGCGCTTCTAGCCGTGTTCCGGGTTCACACTTTTTGAAGCTGTGGGCTGGTCCAGAGGGAACGGTCCGAAAGCATTTATCAGCTCTCTGTTTCAATTCCTGCCGATCTTATCTCCCGTCCAAACGAAGAACGGTTTGCTGTTTAGAACACAATCGGACATCGTGCCACACATTTCAGATAGACGTGAGATTGTGCTGACAGCAGCCGGTTCGGTACGGCCAGCAGCCCGTGGCGGGCAGCGTTAGGTCATGCTTGCTGCCATTAGCTCGACGGAGATCACCGACTTGGCTGTTCCTGCCAATGAAGCCGTTACAGCACGTTTCACCGAGGACATCGTGTCTTTGTCTGTTTCTCTGCACGTTTCTTAAAGAACTACGAAACTAATGATGCCAAATGTTTCTGGAGGAGTTCATACTATGAGGGCTAAACGATGGCATATTGAGGGAGCATGAGCTGCCCTGGTGGGGTGCTCTTCTGGTGCTCTACAAGTGCTCTGGATGCTCTATCTGTGCTCTGGGTGCTGAACTAAGTGGTCCTATGATGGACATCAAATGCATGTCAGAGTCAAATATTAGCTCAGTGAGGCCTTGCTACTCTCCTGACCCTAATTCCCCATTGGTCGTTGCTATCACTGTTTACTCGACCTGTCCCACTGACCTACTGGTGCACAAAGTTCATGTTTATGGTAACCATGCCAAGCAAGCTCCCGTTTCTTGTGTAGAACTGGTGCAGTTTTCTGACATGAGCACCTTTGTGCTGGGCTcaggagtctgtgtgtgtgtggggggggtgtgtgtgtgtttgtgcccaGCTCCACCACGGCTCACAAGGCTGCCCTACCTGTTTTGCCTCTGCAAGGTAAATGAAACTTGAtctacctgctgctgctgcagacagttTAACTGAACAACTTTAACTGTGGCAGCGAAACCACGTGTTGCAACGGCCGTCACCAAACAGCCAAACGAAGGAAGATAAGAAAACCTCACTTGGCCGGAGTCGAGTTTTATTGTCTTGAGCTGAAGGGGGAAGCCACACGTATGTGTTTaaagataaaacacacaaccgTGTAGAAAGCAGCTAAACCGACAGCAGAAGAGGCTCAACGCGGCAGGAAGGGCGCCGGTGCGGTTTACCTGTGGTCTGGAGAAGGTGTGAAACGACCCTCTTGATCTGGAGGCGCCGGCTCCCTTCACTCCCGTCGCTCTCCACAACACATTTGACTTTTCTGGAGTCAAAAGTCATTTGACTTGTGAAATGCTGGTTGAGTTCCCCCTCTGGCTGGGCTGAGGTCTTCCTCTGTTCTGTCTCAGTGCTgcagcctcaggtgtgtgtttgcgtgtgtgtgtctgtgtgtgaggatgGGTGTGCACGCTCAGGCTGTTTAAATGCTCAATGTCAGCTTTAGGACTTCCTTCCTCGCCGTCCACTGGCTGCTAACACCCACCCTGCTCTGAATCTTTATGCACTTTATGCAAATGGCTCTGCCTTCAGCTGCctggagaggggagggaggaggaggagggaggaggagggagttcGTGGGGAGCAAGGAGCCTAAAGACATGAAGGAGAATCTCACCGCTCCgcctcttcctttcctccttaTTCCTGTCCTCATTGACTTTACACAAGCACGCACTCACACATACTTGTTTTTACAGCCACGTGGGGACAACTGTGTGAGCAGTGACTGGGTGGTGACACGTGGGACGACAActttctgaacacacacacacaacttctttgtgagcttttcttttctttcatctaaatgttattttattttattttgttaatcaacaaatgaaatgatttaataCAAACACTAAATATTGAATAACAAGAGAGGAGAGATTAACGTTCCATGAAACATCAGGACTCGGCAGAACGACACAGTTCTCTCTGTTTACTCAACTAAATAGTTTCGATTGCTTTTAATTGTTTGCTTCTGTTTCCTTGTCAAGCTTGTTCCATGAACTGAGTCACGCCATTGTGAAGCAACATTCCATTAATCAGTTACGTTTGTCTtatttgtgtgttatttgtgtgaaGGCGGCCGGTCTGCCTGAGCTGCCGCTGCAGGTAAAGACTTCATCTAGTGACTCTGTGATGAGGCAacaggaggagacgcagggcGTTCCCAGCGGAGGCCACTAGCCTGTTGTGTTCATTCCATACTGGAATACCGAGTTCCTTGTCAGCATGATGCAGGAAGAATAGCAGGAGAAACCTATCAATGTATGACTTTTGAAAAGTCCCTCAGTTTcaattggggttttttttcgtTTGGTGTCCTGATGAGTCATGAGGGAttcagggttataatagttttggatttttaattatagttcagttttagttagttttgaatttgttttctctaattcagttagttttagttagtttttagagtggatttgttagtttttattagttttagttttgtttttattagtttaatttagtttttattagttttagtttttcatactttcagttatttgtcagatgcaggattaaaatataataaaataatacaactcaacaaaagataacatataaaacatttattcagtaattttaaacaaccaaccgtaacagtccgcagcatagctgctaacgtgctacaatctcggacttaatacttcatttgccgctgatgatttgctctcagcgtggacgagctttcttgctcttgatatcagcgagtcagtatttgggtacttcagggcagcgttcagggtgagctggagggtgtgagccagacatggatcctctggaacttgttgttttctccatctggcaggtcaagttctgagcaaaaagaacaaacaaatgtaaaacacacaaagaatagtacagttaaataattatgtatgaattaggactttgtaataacccttgtttttacagcagggataataacgttacttgtttcatgatgtttaatttcttacactgttagcaccctaaactagtttccccaggataacccatttaatattgtatatttataatgaagcccaatattagatctgaaatcatgacatgacaataacgatgatttcagtgtgacaattacacatttcaggttttagcggatggaggctccaacatttgtgattggcattttaggttttggatcagaatgagtaaaagaaataatttatttcctctccttttgggactttatggggttttaatatcaattaaagtttacaacactgattattgttacattttatatcagcataaaaggtcaacaagactaatgtatttgggactagaacaggtatgggcaaacccaggcccgggggccatatgcggcccgttggtctttttaatccggcccgccaaacttgtccaaattat
This genomic stretch from Brachionichthys hirsutus isolate HB-005 unplaced genomic scaffold, CSIRO-AGI_Bhir_v1 contig_300, whole genome shotgun sequence harbors:
- the LOC137915885 gene encoding RING finger protein 223-like, which codes for MDQPPQIWHVQDASHNTAGEPQKKVSTASQPECSICFNTYDNVFKTPKVLECTHTFCLECLSRLMAISEDNQDASSSGSSRLSCPFCRHPTTLPEEGPPALTTSQEVLCKLPSHQQKEESVWLDGQKLCYKSSGQSLESDAADSPSTFCICIDIGASKTVDAPVQTRSHTLGWLDRLADWKRMVLFVVLMVLLVIIVLWPLQCVFSTGNMRCMKEHSEINPTTATATATSSPH